TAGATGCACCTGGAAATGTAGTCATATTCAAGAAAATAGAATATGCAGGAATTATAAAATGTCTGtatcataaaggcttgaaaacatcaatctctctgtaattaatctatttaatgtgtttaattcAGCAAATTGAGTAACTAAGATAAATTCATAAACTGACTTCTATATAAATTCCTTTTTACTGAATAGGACTATGTGGAAATTCAATATATGCAAgtagaaaatataaattaaaacagaaagaaaaaaaaactatttcatgcCCTCctgattttaaaagtttggtcagttacaaaaaaagtgaactttcaaattttttatgCTGGCGTTATTTTAATggggtacaaaaaaataacccaTAACCCAGAGAAAAAACGGTACAAGATGATTTATTTTCCCAAAATCAGCGTGTGCCACTCCAACCAGGAATCAGACCGTGGATCTGCACACTGCATGGATCGGCTACAAGACAATGGGCAAGAGGCTTGGCGAGGAAAAGCCTTCATCGGTGCATCGAGTTCTATGTCCCGCTTTGTTTGGGAATCAAATACTTGTTTCGCTCATtgacatgaaaatctgtttttaattttgtgtttcttATGTATTTTTGATTGACGTTCTGTCTCTCCGGTTTAGAACAAATCATGTTCACAACTGAAGAGCAACGAGAAAGAGGGAGTACGCATATCAGGAATATTTAACTAATTATCCTGCTTCCTTCTTTTTCTCCAAGCATTGGCCTGGGTTTTGGGTCGGGGCATGTTTTACCTCCAGGGCCTGTACGAGCTGCTCTCCTCTTGATATGTTGGGAATGTGGATGGTGGTGCTGAAAGCGTCCAACATCTCCATTTCCTGGAGCACGTCTCTACGACTCGTGGTACCGATGATCAGTAGCTTGCGTCCCTGCAGGGGAAGCCACACACACTTCGTTAATTgctgttcccccccccccgttcaCGCCACGATTTTCCTCTTTAGAGCTGCAAATGTGATTTTAAGCCAGAAAGCTCAGACATACAAAGAAAGAAGGAGAAAGTAGAATACCACATGTAAAGGAGATGGATGCAagatttgtgatttttttcagtaTATTTGAAAAGACTTTCATCCACTACCCcgtattttgatgattattgaTAATTTTGCTTTTTACATACTTATTACTTGGGctttttttaacaacattttgaaaaccaagTAACATTTTCCTTTCAGTTTACACTTATGGACACCTTCACTGTCACATAAAAACCCAATACAAATACTGTGAGGTGTGAGGTTGTAAAGTACTTGTGCCTGACACTGTATATCGTCAggattaaaacaaataacaaatgtGCTTTTTCCTTTATTACTGAGGAAGCCTGTGTGTAGATTTGAGTAAAAATGAACTGAGATCAGAGGTGTTTGGCACGATTTTGGTCCATTTCTcgacttttattttaatatgatAAGTattctttattgtcccacaaagGGAAAAGACATAATACGCAAGGCCAAGAAAAATTCTTACAATATGGGTTGTGCTTCACTTCCCTTTAAGTTTTTGACGTTTCTGCAGACTTGAAATTTTATAGTAGATCTTTCAAAACGTTAACTTCCTTGAAActgctgcttatgttttctCATGACTGTGCGAGCTGCAGTTGGCCCTGCAGAAGGATGCCATTTAACAGGGTCTCAGTCACAGCAAGCGCATAAGGAACAGAAACGAATGGCAGAAAAGGAGAGACAAATGAATAGAACATAAGCGTAGAAAACAACAGCGCAGAGGACAAACATGAgcagaaaagacaaaagagaagAACTGCAGCTCCGCTAAGCCGACGAGTTGGAGGACAACCAGGAGCAGACAGCGAAGGAAGGAGAAGCAGAGGAGTGGTGAGCAGACAGGGGGATTATGGCTGCCCGCTCCCCCCCATGGCGTGGGGGGTTGTGATGCTGCATGCAGATGAGGTGCCACACAGGCGGCAGCGCTGCCAGGTCCTGGCTCTCTTACAGAGCCCATTCTCCTCCGTGTCCCCCTGGCCTCCCCCGGCCCCAGGCGCCCCGCTGGGCTCAGCGCTTTACAACCCCGGAGGAGCTCTGCACCCAAGCATTCAACGCCCGGCCCCGCGCTACTTCTCAAGCAGCCTTATAGTGGGTTATACCCTCATTTACAAACACAACAAGAAACTACAACCAAAGAAGCTATGAGAAATTGGTCTGTATTGCCACCATTCACTCTAAGCACAACAGACCAGGAGCAAAACATTTGCTAATAACCCCACACAGTGGCTCCCCGCATGCCAGTCGCTGCCAAGGACCTCCATCGACTCCTCCTGAGACCCCGTGCTGGCAGCGATAAGATCTGCTGCCCTCTTTCTGCCACCTAAGGACCAACAGCACCGCGACGAGGACGAGATAGACAACACAACTAAATTGTTAGCACCTTTGGAGGCGGTTTCttcaggagaaccagcagagcCTGTAGCACCAAGTTGGAGAAACGAGGACCAATTGGAACataatctgaagaaaaaaacaaatgttgtaGGGCATAAGCTTCATTAACAGAGTAACACATGTCTTTACAGGTCTCTGTGAAACAAAGCTCTTACCCAGCAAGCGTTCGATGTCATCCACTAACACACAGCTTAGCTGGGATTTATAAGCATCTTCAAATATCtattaaagaaacagaaacgCACAACCAGCTTTagagttaaaaataattaattgtttTCATCAAAGGGCGTATTTCACCTAAACAAAGATTAAGGCTGAATACCTCCATATTAGATTTGTGGTGAACAGAACAATGATCTAAACCCTTTCACCCACAGGAACCACGTTTCACCAACTCCCTTTAAAATGTCCTTGCGGGCTTTTTCAAAATTAGCCACATCCCAAACAAAAAAAGCGGCCATCTTGAAATCCTATTttccaaaatgaaaacatacCTTTTTTATTGCTTGACACTTAGCTATCTCAGAGTGTCCGATCATCTTGTCGGGTGAGCAGATCTTGATAAAGGGGAACTGGGAATCTTCGGCGATCTTAGCTGCCAGCGCTGTTTTCCCGCTGTTAGGCGGGCCTGAGGGGGAACAGATGAGCCGTAATCCTCAGTTAAATTTAGACAGAAACACAATGTATCTCAAGAGTGGTTGAACTGTATCAGGCTCGTCTTGTTCTACCTTCCAGGAGCACAGAGACCAGCGGCGTACGATCACTGTTCTTCGTCTGCTGGACCAGCAGCTCTCCATCCTCCAGGGCGGCTGAAACCGGGTCGCCCCACCGGATTATACCGTTCATGACGTAACTGGCATAGTCCTCCTGGTTGGTTCCATACGCCTGAAACATAGTATGCGTAGATAAAAGTCTGTTAAATGTCTTTGGTACATAGTAACACGATATATGTTAAGCTGCGCAGGTAATGGGCTGcagggcaaaaaataaatacatttaaaaacggAATAAGTTTTGGATTTGCAAATCAATTCCTGTGAGGGATAACTTGATCAGAGAAGTTTAAGCGGAGTTTAAGCGAAGCAAACAAATCGCCGCACAGAGCATCAACCAGATGTATCTTATTACTAGactctttttttatatcaaacttGTTTGATTGTGGTTTTTGTTTCGGATGGTTTTGGGACTGAAGAGCAGAGCATGGGGCCAAaacagctgatttatttttttaaatagtaaatCCAGCCGGTGCTGTAGATGGATAGCGAGACACTGATGAAGTGGCTTATTGTTGTACAACGCGCACACAAACTTAACGTTGTAACCGAGATTATTAAACTCACCTCGCAGAGTGCGTCATGGAATAATCCTAGAAGAGTGTAAGAAGCTCCTAATAGGGCGAGCCACACTACTGAGGTGGAAAACTGCTGAGTCATCTACTCATGTACAGGGACTTTTAGACATCATGTCTTTTGAAAGCCTTGAAATGATGCAGTGGTCTACTTGGAATAAGAATGACAATGTTGATTAGAtctttggtctttttttctGGCATACTATTCAAATCTTGGATTTGATCTGCTTTGCATGTGTTTAGCTATCAGCTTTTCCTTCAGCAACGAGTCATGGGGAAAGATCCTGCTCGGTACATACGTGCACAAGTttgttaaaaatctttttagatATAGTTGTTTCTTACCTTTGGGGTGGGGTTAGGGTTTGTGTATTGTTGAAAAACATTCTGAACAACAAAAGTTTTAGCTACCTGAATAGATAGCTCTATAGTTATGTTGAGAGATGTCGAACTAGCCATCTACTTTGGCAGGCAGTTAGAGAAACAGCTGAATAGACAGATTGCTAACCACAGAGTTTAAAatctttacattttctcaaaaattgacgGAGCCTTATGTATGATTACCGTACTTcctgtgcttactgaccgattttatgtggtacaatgcgctcacaAATCTatcaaaatgtgtaagtacgactctGGTTAGCAACCAAGCGGCTCCACTTAATGGATATACGGAGCAtcacggtacactgtgtcactacctgagtgATATAACTGAGAGACTCTAAGATAATCTGAGATAACTCTCTATATGGCGCTGGTCCCTACCTGATTCACACCATAAAAGGtcccctgagcagtctacaagactgcctgactgtaatgtctaaactagaagtgcatttatgTAAGGAGCCTGCGCACGgagtacacgctagcaacaataaacttagagacttagactttctttattgtcattttgtatgcacagagtgcatacggaacgaaatttcgttttcatacagctcagaaaaattgcagtaactctacaggatacgttgctgtgaatttacagtacaggattaaaatgcagtaataaattgcagtaatttacaggataaattccAATTtatttccggataaagtgcagcagtgatttaacagtagacagttgcaatgtaaacaaatatgcagtaagtttccggataaagtgcagcagtgatattggAGACTAAGAGTTGGGCAGCATTTATAATACTGGATAAGGATACaattacaaatgtgcaaattagcgagtgtggtacacagtccattttatacttcagcagttcaacagtccaagtaagttaattcaatataccagtgaagtttattttggccttatgttagaaacagggcggTGTAgcccaactactctgtcctcctggcagagACGGATAGTTTGTtggtctctctctccctctcaggtaTGTGTGTATGCGCAGGGGCGGAGTAATAACAGTGATATTACACATATTTAATGAACCTTAGAATCCAGTGTGCCTTATGTGTGAACACAGACACGTTAATTCATAGTGCGAATTATAATCCAGAGCActttgtagttaaaaaaaatatggtagtCTAAATGTTTATATCAATCATTTTACCATAATATGGCCAATAATGCTGGAAAGAAGGTAATGGGATAGGTTTTGCATGATCAAAATCAGTTTGCTTGGTGACTTCCTGTCCCTAATTGACTCAATCGGGAcagaaacaaagagagaaacaccaacttaccgGTTTGATGTCGTTATTTAGCGAGGCCATGAAATCGAGCCTGCTGACCTGCAGCTTCTCGGCTGTTTGCATGTCAACCTCCACTGTGTTGCTGGCCTGCAACAGTCCAACAAAAAGATAAGCAGAATCAATATCAAGCACTTTTTCTAactgatgcaattcaatgtgcCCCTGGTAAATCCAGGTTTACCAATGAGTAATGACGCTCAATGAGTCATACAATAATGCTCCCCCCCCTAAGCTAAAAGGTCAGATAGGTGGAGGGAGGGAAGAATAATTGCTTAGAGGAGTGAAGAAAAGCGTCACAGCCATCAGAgatgtgtacagcccttgtCCATCGCTTATCATCACCCTCTAATATCTGCTGCTCTGTgagtgagtgtgagtgtgtgtgtgtgtgagtctgTGGGGCAGAACACTTAACAGATGAGAACTGCTGTCTGTGTGCAACAGTGAGCCTTGTAGATTTGAGCCAGTGAACCCAATAAAACGTTTAAGCCACAGGGACATGAACGTAATACATGGTCCATCTCACCTGGATTCCTATGTGTTTTCATCTCTTGTCAGATGTGCAGCTTCTACTAAATAAGCCCCAATAAGCCCACTGAAGACCAATAAAACCATTGCCTACCGTTCTGCATATCAGTTCATGACTGTGTGCATTTGAGAGTGCCATTTGGTTAATGGGGGCTCTAGTCTAAAGCGCTTAGAGTGGTCAGTAGGACTAGAAAAGCGCTTTAGCTTCCATTTGCCATCACAAAACAACTCTGACCTTGATGTGCCGATTCATGGCGGTGGACTGCGCGGCCCTGACCAGTCCCTCCAGCTCAGCGCCGCTGAagtttttagtttcagcagcGAGCTCTTTGGTGTCCACGTCGCTGGCCAGCAGGTTGTATTGGCGCATCTTGGCCGTGTGGATGTTAAGGATCTGAATGCGGCCCTTTTCATCCGGTAACCCTGGAGAGAGAACGGTGGGAAACGGTGTAAGTTGCCAGacagtttttacatttaacataTTGCTACACTGAAGTTCaccagaaaaagaaagaaactaaataaGACTATGATAAACACACcaaaatctaaacattttcagacatttttaaaaaaagttcacCTGATCAGGAGTTACCAAGGGTTTATTTGAGTTTGTTTAAGATTTATTACACCATGTCAAGCTGGTCCAAGCCAGATAACTATGAAATTATGTGGCAAAAATCTTTATGTTATAAACATAAACGAGAATGGACAGACATGCTGGTAAATACCCTAAAGACAACACGAAGTACTGACTCAGGGAGACTGACAACAAAcacgccacacttttaagatttttatttccaaaccatatatcaagtttttttttttttttttttttacttcacaagAAAATATATTCAAGCATTACATAGATTCAcccattgttttaaaatatatttaacaatTAGTATTTCACTATGGCATTACTATGAGCAGAATTAACTGCATTCTGGCTATTTTCTTTCCCCGTTAAAGACAGCATACTATTACTCATCATAATTAAGGGCTGTAGAGATCATTTCTCCCTTGGGAGTGCTGGTGATCCGtgaagaaaatgtttatatttaataaaagcaagagtgcatttctttttattctctGGGGAACCAGCAGCTGAGGAATTTCACAGCCTTGTTTTAGTTTGGCCTTCATTTGTTTGACTCtggatttaataaataatttagagaTCACGTCTGTTACAATTACaggtgggaaaatatttttttaaggctAAATTTAACAAAGCATTCAAATGTCCACCTGACTTTCTGCTTTACTTTACCTTAGATGAATATTTTAGACCAATCAATAGTCTTTTTTATGTTATcatgtataaaatataaatcctCACACTACTTGAAATCCACAGTGGTGTGAAACCCCTCATCCGTGTTTTCTGCGCTTCTTACCAATCTCCATCTTCACCTCCAATCTTCCGGGCCTCAGCAGGGCCTCATCTATCAGGTCGGGCCTGTTGGTCATACCTGAGGGAGACAGAGATGGGGGCGATAGCAGGAAGGGAGGGGAAGCGCAGGAAGAGGATGAGTGACAGATGAGATAGCGAGCAGGTGTTCGGGCAGAACACCGCACAGCCCTGTTGAGTGTGAAAGCGTATGTTCGGTGGCAGAGAGAGAAAGCGACAacgttggtgtttttttttttttcacctatcACCAAGATGTTGTTGAGCTGCTCCACTCCATCGATCTTGGACAGCAGCTGGTTGACCACGGTGTCGTGGACCCCCGTGCTGCCCGCCATGCTGCCGCGCTGCTTGCAGATGGCGTCGATCTCATCGAATATGATGATGTGCAGCCCGCTGTTGGCCCCGAGCTGCGAACCGAGGCGGGAGAGGAGGAAGATTAACGTGAGAAGGTCGCATCGGCTGTCCGCCGTTATCTTAAAAACATCTGCACCTGCAAGCAGGGAGGTCCTCTTCACCTCTTGACACCAAAACGCAGTTTGTCAGAAAGATGGAGCTTAAAAAGTTACAGTCTGGTTCCCTAGATGTGCttgactgcattttattttttagaatcgAGATACAGAGACACACTAAAGTGCTAATACAGCTTAAGCTGTTTCATGTTTAGTCCCATCACAACCAAAAAACGTCAATGTATCTGAATAGgattaaatgtgagaaaagcttgcacataattgtgaaatggagGGAAAATAATAGAtagtttaccttttttttatagaaatctGATAAGTGTGTGGTGCATATGAATTGAACCCCCTTACCCTGGCAATAGCATTCAGAAGTCTCCTAATGAGTCCGCCTTTGTctaatttaacctcagtataaatccagctgttgtgGAAAGGCCTCATAGGAGGAAATTAGTGATCAGAAAGGATCGTGAAGACTAGCACTactcatcaccctgaacacgccatcaggtggtggcagcatcatgctgtggggatgcttttcttaaCTAGAGGAAGGAAAGCTCCTCAGAGTTCATGGGAAGATGGATAGACCGAAATAATGAACTATCCTGAAAAAAAACCCCTGTCAGCGCCAGGAAACAGACTTGAGGCTGGTGTGTAGGTTCCTTTTTTCCACCACAGTTATGACCCTGAACATACGCTAAGAGCTACAATGGGATAGTTGATTTCAGAGCATGTCCTTGTTTTAGAAAGGCTTATTCCAGGTCCAGACCTATATTAACACACAGAATTTTTAACAGGACTTTGGATTGAGAGCATCTGTGAATACCAATGTTTAAACAGACTCGAGTTAAATGCATCTTAGACAGAAGcagagctgaatacaaatgcaggtCTTACATTTCAGagttttaactgtaaaaaggttttgaacaaaatgaaaggttttccttccttttaacAATTAAGCACTATTTTGTGCTGGTTTATAATAtaaaatttttgtttgtaatatgACATAATGTGAAAAGTTTTAGGCGGTGTATCATTTTAAAGCTCTGTGATGGAAGGTTTCTTCCCTTTATTTAGCTCCCTTCACACTTCCCATCAAATCCCACCAGCGCGCCCGTCGCTGCTCAAGAAGCTCATGTTCATCTCTGTTTAAAGCTgatcttaagttttaaaagaataaaatcacAGAGAAGTGAGGAATTACAAATGTAGTATTTTAGATTTgtataaaaagtacaaaaagtggacttataaagtttttttgtagATTTATCTTATTGGGAAGAATCAGTGCTGTCCAGAGACACAGATGGAATAAAGGGGGCCGCAGGTTGGGGGGCTTATCCCTCCATCTACAGACCTGTCAACTCTGACGTAGCATTTAAGGCAGGTGtggggctgtgtgtgtgtgtgtgtgtgtgtgtgtgtgtgtgtgtgtgtgtgtctgtgtaggcCTATAAAGGGGTCAAGGAGAACCCAGCCCTATCATTAAGT
Above is a genomic segment from Fundulus heteroclitus isolate FHET01 chromosome 10, MU-UCD_Fhet_4.1, whole genome shotgun sequence containing:
- the LOC105936286 gene encoding vesicle-fusing ATPase isoform X2, translated to MTVEIDFLQKKYIDSNAYDSDKMASEFLQRFYNQAFSVGQQLVFSFAEKLFNLVVKDIEAMDASILREGKMSDVAGKKAKVGLLLTNSQVIFEKSENSAVVLIGKSKTRDARQSIISPDWNFEKMGIGGLDKEFSGIFRRAFASRVFPPDIVEQMGCKHVKGILLYGPPGCGKTLMARQIGKMLNAREPKIVNGPEILNKYVGESEANIRKLFADAEDEQKRLGANSGLHIIIFDEIDAICKQRGSMAGSTGVHDTVVNQLLSKIDGVEQLNNILVIGMTNRPDLIDEALLRPGRLEVKMEIGLPDEKGRIQILNIHTAKMRQYNLLASDVDTKELAAETKNFSGAELEGLVRAAQSTAMNRHIKASNTVEVDMQTAEKLQVSRLDFMASLNNDIKPAYGTNQEDYASYVMNGIIRWGDPVSAALEDGELLVQQTKNSDRTPLVSVLLEGPPNSGKTALAAKIAEDSQFPFIKICSPDKMIGHSEIAKCQAIKKIFEDAYKSQLSCVLVDDIERLLDYVPIGPRFSNLVLQALLVLLKKPPPKGRKLLIIGTTSRRDVLQEMEMLDAFSTTIHIPNISRGEQLVQALELLGSFQEKERLSIAKAVNGQSLWIGVKKLLMLIEMAAQMDPDYRVSKFLSLLRDEGGLGSKLAAF